One genomic segment of Impatiens glandulifera chromosome 6, dImpGla2.1, whole genome shotgun sequence includes these proteins:
- the LOC124942764 gene encoding auxin-responsive protein SAUR71-like — MKKLIKRLSRVSDSSQYFLLRTDCVGSTAKSGSRSSVSVPEGHFPVYVGEEMERFVVSADLLNYPIFVKLLNKSAQEYGYEQKGVLRIPCHVIVFERIIEAFRLADESPDTGLDLLNSLADEFL; from the coding sequence ATGAAGAAGTTGATTAAGCGTCTCTCTCGCGTCTCCGATTCATCGCAGTACTTTCTTCTCCGAACCGATTGCGTTGGTTCCACCGCCAAATCAGGTTCACGATCATCGGTTTCCGTACCGGAAGGACACTTTCCGGTGTACGTTGGCGAAGAGATGGAGCGGTTCGTTGTGAGTGCAGATCTATTGAATTATCCGATCTTCGTTAAGCTTCTTAACAAATCGGCTCAAGAATACGGTTACGAACAGAAAGGAGTGCTTCGGATTCCTTGTCATGTTATTGTATTTGAACGGATTATTGAAGCGTTTCGTTTAGCTGATGAATCTCCTGATACAGGTCTGGATCTTCTTAATTCGCTCGCGGATGAGTTTCtttag